The Caldicellulosiruptor changbaiensis genome has a segment encoding these proteins:
- a CDS encoding TM1812 family CRISPR-associated protein, with amino-acid sequence MEMQKENWVLISIIGKGQERRDGARGYEKTRYVFNAKSENEYITKETAFFDIGLLEYLKDVEKLNIDKFIVVGTAKSAWSELLMVIPPEEQQSESISDLYLKVYDQESAKDEEQGVSEEVSNEWEMTL; translated from the coding sequence GTGGAAATGCAAAAAGAAAACTGGGTTTTGATATCAATCATAGGTAAAGGACAAGAAAGAAGAGATGGAGCAAGGGGATATGAAAAGACGCGCTATGTTTTCAATGCAAAATCAGAGAACGAATACATAACAAAAGAGACGGCCTTCTTTGATATAGGGCTTCTTGAATATTTAAAAGATGTTGAAAAGCTCAATATTGACAAATTCATAGTTGTTGGAACTGCCAAGTCAGCATGGTCAGAGCTTTTGATGGTAATACCACCTGAAGAGCAGCAAAGCGAGAGCATATCTGATTTGTATCTGAAAGTATATGATCAAGAGAGCGCAAAAGACGAAGAACAAGGCGTCTCTGAGGAGGTATCAAATGAATGGGAGATGACTTTGTGA